A single window of Dehalococcoidia bacterium DNA harbors:
- a CDS encoding threonine--tRNA ligase — protein sequence MKTDMQKNDSSLEAMRHSASHIMAQAVLSCFPDARMGIGPAIENGFYYDFELPRALTPEDLPVIADIMKSIIAKNLPFTREEVSKAEARLVMACQPYKLELLDDIPDEIVSLYRQGAFVDLCRGPHVASTGDVKAFKLTSIAGAYWRGDEKRPMLQRIYGAAFATQKELDDYLKQQEEAAKRDHRKLGRELEIFIFDDEIGPGLPLWLPNGGAMIEELEKLAKDVELKHGYVRVKTPHITKETLFQRSGHLPYYAESMYPPMELEGVRYYIKPMNCPMHHKIFASKPRSYRDLPLRLAEYGTCYRYEKSGELFGLMRVRSMQMNDAHIYCSEKQFEQEFMAVIDLYLGYFKVFDISDYVMRLSTHSIDGLGKKYVDNPSLWLKTEDMVRTAMQRNNIPFVEIPDEAAFYGPKIDVQVKSAIGKEFTLATNQVDFAQAERFELEFTNEQGAKERPLIIHRAPLSTHERLIGFLLEHYGGAFPVWLASVQAVIIPVTDGHVEYAEKLDKELKEIGIRVKVNSRSDRMNYKIREAQLGRVPYMIIVGDKEVSGGTISVRLRNGEQKNNISFEEFKKAVIKVIVDKAKDFGL from the coding sequence ATGAAAACCGATATGCAAAAGAACGATAGCAGCCTTGAAGCCATGCGGCACTCCGCCTCGCATATCATGGCACAGGCCGTTTTATCCTGTTTTCCCGATGCCCGCATGGGAATCGGCCCGGCCATAGAAAATGGTTTTTACTATGATTTTGAGCTTCCACGAGCCCTCACGCCGGAGGATTTACCGGTCATCGCGGACATCATGAAGTCGATTATTGCTAAGAATCTGCCATTTACCCGTGAAGAAGTCAGCAAAGCCGAAGCGCGCTTGGTCATGGCTTGCCAGCCCTACAAGTTGGAGCTCCTTGACGACATTCCCGACGAGATTGTGAGCCTCTATCGACAAGGAGCTTTCGTTGACCTCTGTCGCGGCCCGCACGTGGCTTCTACCGGCGACGTAAAGGCTTTCAAACTGACCAGCATCGCTGGCGCCTACTGGCGTGGCGACGAGAAGCGCCCCATGCTGCAACGCATTTACGGCGCGGCCTTCGCCACTCAAAAAGAACTGGACGATTACCTCAAACAGCAGGAAGAAGCAGCCAAACGCGACCACCGCAAGTTGGGCAGAGAGCTTGAAATCTTCATCTTCGACGATGAAATCGGCCCGGGACTGCCTTTGTGGCTGCCCAACGGCGGCGCCATGATAGAAGAACTCGAAAAACTGGCCAAGGATGTCGAACTCAAGCATGGCTATGTGCGTGTCAAGACCCCCCACATAACCAAAGAAACACTGTTTCAGCGCAGCGGGCATCTGCCGTATTATGCCGAGAGCATGTATCCCCCCATGGAACTCGAAGGCGTGCGGTACTATATCAAACCCATGAACTGCCCCATGCACCACAAAATATTCGCCAGCAAGCCGCGCAGCTACCGCGACCTGCCTTTGCGCCTGGCGGAATACGGCACCTGCTACCGTTACGAGAAATCCGGCGAGCTCTTCGGGTTGATGCGCGTGCGCTCGATGCAGATGAACGACGCTCACATCTACTGCTCGGAAAAACAATTCGAACAGGAATTCATGGCGGTCATCGACCTGTATCTGGGATACTTCAAAGTATTCGATATTTCCGATTACGTCATGCGTCTCAGCACCCATTCAATCGATGGACTGGGGAAAAAGTACGTCGATAACCCGTCACTCTGGCTGAAAACGGAAGACATGGTGCGCACGGCCATGCAACGCAATAATATCCCGTTCGTGGAGATCCCCGATGAAGCAGCTTTCTACGGCCCCAAGATTGACGTACAGGTTAAAAGCGCTATCGGCAAGGAGTTCACCCTGGCTACCAACCAGGTGGACTTCGCCCAGGCAGAGCGCTTCGAATTGGAATTCACGAATGAGCAAGGCGCCAAAGAACGTCCATTAATCATCCACCGCGCCCCCCTGAGCACGCACGAGCGCCTCATCGGTTTTCTCCTGGAGCACTATGGCGGGGCTTTCCCGGTGTGGCTGGCTTCCGTGCAGGCTGTGATCATTCCGGTCACAGATGGCCACGTCGAATATGCGGAAAAGCTCGATAAAGAGCTTAAAGAAATTGGCATCAGGGTAAAGGTGAACTCGCGCTCCGACCGCATGAACTACAAGATACGCGAAGCCCAGCTTGGGCGTGTACCCTATATGATTATCGTTGGCGATAAAGAGGTATCCGGAGGGACGATATCCGTGCGCCTCAGAAACGGCGAGCAGAAGAACAACATCTCGTTTGAGGAGTTCAAAAAGGCTGTCATCAAGGTTATTGTGGACAAAGCTAAAGATTTCGGGTTATAA
- a CDS encoding cytochrome C: MEIEQANITPNVKPPRWKPSFKLSGNMALITGITMGLLAAVVQGYFGLQPPAGDGICGISHPANLVNWLVNNIFGTKFTIHSIFVTVPVLTSVGFIIGSFIAAIKNKEFKLRRGPVRDNVLAFILGFLIINFGLLWGSCPIRTAILASYGMFFAILMLGMIVLGVVVACIYIKWKVRRAQ; this comes from the coding sequence TTGGAGATAGAACAGGCTAACATAACGCCAAACGTGAAGCCGCCCAGATGGAAGCCAAGCTTTAAATTGAGCGGCAACATGGCCCTCATCACCGGCATCACTATGGGGCTGCTGGCGGCGGTGGTGCAGGGGTATTTCGGCTTGCAGCCGCCGGCAGGTGACGGTATTTGCGGCATTTCCCACCCTGCCAATTTAGTCAACTGGCTGGTCAATAACATCTTCGGCACCAAGTTCACTATCCATAGCATTTTCGTCACGGTGCCGGTATTGACGTCGGTGGGATTCATCATCGGCTCTTTCATCGCGGCCATCAAAAACAAGGAATTCAAGCTGCGCCGCGGTCCGGTGCGGGACAATGTGCTGGCGTTCATACTGGGCTTTCTCATCATCAATTTTGGCCTGTTATGGGGGTCGTGCCCCATCCGCACGGCTATCCTGGCATCCTACGGGATGTTTTTTGCCATACTCATGCTGGGGATGATCGTGCTGGGCGTAGTGGTCGCCTGCATATATATAAAATGGAAGGTTAGGAGGGCGCAATGA
- a CDS encoding translation initiation factor IF-3, producing the protein MIRGREIRLVGDKGEQLGVMPLYQAREVAEKAGLDLVEVAPTAVPPVCRLMDYGKFKYVQTKKEREARKSQKVVLLREVRLRPKIGEHDFDAKSRTAHKLLEDGDKVKVTIMFRGRENTHPELGIKLIQRMAQSLADVSTVEREPVREGARLHAILAPLPSAKTSKPKEESKEETGELQNAKA; encoded by the coding sequence ATGATACGGGGCAGGGAAATACGCCTCGTCGGTGATAAGGGCGAGCAATTGGGCGTAATGCCCTTGTATCAGGCCCGAGAGGTAGCTGAAAAAGCCGGGCTCGATCTAGTGGAGGTGGCTCCCACGGCCGTACCGCCGGTTTGTCGCCTGATGGACTACGGTAAGTTTAAATACGTCCAGACCAAGAAAGAGCGTGAAGCCCGCAAGAGCCAGAAGGTAGTGCTGTTGAGAGAAGTCAGGTTACGCCCCAAAATAGGCGAACACGATTTTGACGCAAAGTCACGCACGGCTCACAAACTTCTCGAGGATGGAGATAAGGTTAAAGTTACCATTATGTTCCGCGGACGCGAGAATACCCATCCTGAACTCGGTATAAAGTTAATACAGCGCATGGCACAGTCGCTCGCCGACGTGTCAACAGTTGAAAGGGAACCGGTACGCGAGGGCGCCAGGCTTCATGCCATTCTCGCTCCGCTGCCGTCAGCCAAGACAAGCAAGCCAAAAGAAGAGTCAAAGGAAGAAACAGGGGAGTTACAAAATGCCAAAGCTTAA
- a CDS encoding DUF1295 domain-containing protein: protein MNEHAIFDGIIIAWLVLAAAVFILLFFVTAPYGRHLRKGWGPTLDNKLGWMVMESASALLFALFFILGNHRDSSTAVVFLFMWEAHYVHRAFIYPLSLHGPAKRIPILIVAFGLFFNCINAYLNGRYLFSLSGGYDNAWLSDPRFILGAMLFVAGFMVNRHSDRILGGLRQNEEGSYKIPYGGFYRWVSSPNYLGELAIWCGWALATWSLPGLAFAIWTAANLIPRARANHLWYKSKFADYPEERRILIPGIW, encoded by the coding sequence ATGAACGAACACGCAATTTTCGACGGTATTATCATCGCCTGGCTGGTACTGGCTGCGGCCGTGTTCATCCTTTTGTTTTTCGTAACGGCGCCATATGGCCGTCACTTGCGTAAAGGCTGGGGGCCTACTCTGGATAACAAGCTGGGTTGGATGGTCATGGAGTCCGCCTCGGCCTTGCTGTTTGCCCTCTTCTTTATACTGGGAAATCACCGCGATTCATCGACCGCAGTTGTTTTCCTGTTCATGTGGGAGGCGCATTACGTTCACCGGGCTTTCATCTATCCTCTCTCGCTACACGGACCGGCCAAACGTATTCCAATCCTGATTGTCGCTTTCGGGCTTTTCTTCAACTGCATAAACGCCTATCTTAACGGGCGTTATCTTTTTAGCTTATCCGGTGGTTACGACAATGCGTGGTTATCCGACCCGCGTTTCATTCTGGGAGCCATGTTGTTCGTGGCGGGTTTTATGGTCAACCGCCATTCAGACCGTATCCTGGGCGGCTTGCGCCAGAATGAAGAAGGCAGCTACAAAATTCCCTACGGCGGATTCTACCGCTGGGTCTCCAGCCCCAACTATCTGGGGGAGCTCGCCATCTGGTGCGGCTGGGCACTGGCTACCTGGTCGCTTCCCGGCTTGGCTTTCGCCATCTGGACGGCGGCCAATCTCATACCGCGAGCGCGCGCCAACCACCTGTGGTATAAATCCAAATTCGCTGATTACCCGGAAGAACGCCGTATTCTCATACCGGGCATCTGGTAA
- a CDS encoding 50S ribosomal protein L20: MARVKKGVTARQRHKKILDLMKGQRATRHSLYRRAHESLLHSLSYAYAHRRERKGDMRRLWITRINAACQANGMSYSQFIESLKKADIDLNRKVLADMAVREPAAFADLVRQGQSAQ, translated from the coding sequence TTGGCTAGAGTGAAAAAAGGCGTTACCGCACGCCAGAGACATAAGAAAATACTGGACCTGATGAAGGGCCAACGGGCTACCAGGCATTCTTTATACAGACGCGCTCATGAGTCATTGCTGCACTCTTTGAGCTATGCCTACGCTCACAGGCGCGAACGTAAAGGCGATATGCGCCGGCTGTGGATAACTCGCATCAATGCAGCATGCCAGGCTAACGGCATGAGCTACAGCCAGTTTATCGAATCGCTCAAGAAAGCCGATATCGACCTCAACCGCAAAGTGCTGGCCGACATGGCGGTACGCGAGCCGGCGGCTTTTGCCGACCTGGTGCGCCAGGGACAATCCGCTCAGTAG
- a CDS encoding 50S ribosomal protein L35 — MPKLKTHKGARSRFNITGTGKIMRMKGGKSHLRRNKSDRSKGLFDEMIPLSPRDRVRIQRLIPNGTG, encoded by the coding sequence ATGCCAAAGCTTAAGACGCACAAAGGCGCCCGCAGCCGTTTTAATATTACCGGAACGGGTAAGATAATGCGCATGAAAGGCGGGAAAAGCCACTTGCGCCGCAACAAATCTGACAGGAGTAAGGGCCTGTTTGATGAAATGATACCGCTGAGCCCGCGCGACCGGGTGCGCATACAGCGGCTTATACCAAATGGTACAGGCTAA